A genomic stretch from Shewanella woodyi ATCC 51908 includes:
- the lolB gene encoding lipoprotein insertase outer membrane protein LolB → MNNLSYFTKTKLVWVILSLSLLSACATKTPDNLIPVQVNHVSQAQAWEMQGKLAVRTADDKFSTNLYWLHTADINELKLTTMLGTTLLSLTTEEGVAKLEVDGKVYQHDDAQELLTEITGWSIPVNALPLWITGQAAQDDKIINQDLQLRPTVLLSEKDSPPWRVEFNSWQKQSGAEIPRLLELTREQLRLKIQISQWQALSATTLATNNQKK, encoded by the coding sequence ATGAATAATTTGAGCTACTTCACAAAAACCAAGCTTGTCTGGGTGATATTAAGCCTCTCTTTACTGTCAGCTTGTGCCACTAAGACTCCCGACAACCTGATCCCGGTTCAGGTTAATCATGTTTCACAAGCCCAAGCTTGGGAGATGCAGGGAAAACTCGCGGTCAGAACTGCCGATGATAAATTTAGTACCAACCTCTATTGGCTACATACTGCCGATATTAATGAGCTTAAGTTGACCACTATGCTCGGCACCACTTTACTCTCCTTAACAACCGAGGAGGGGGTCGCTAAATTAGAGGTAGACGGAAAAGTGTATCAGCATGATGACGCTCAAGAGTTGCTAACTGAGATCACAGGTTGGTCTATCCCTGTTAATGCCCTGCCCCTTTGGATAACAGGGCAAGCAGCTCAAGATGATAAAATTATCAATCAAGATCTCCAGTTAAGACCCACAGTATTACTTTCAGAAAAAGACTCACCACCTTGGAGGGTCGAGTTTAATAGCTGGCAAAAGCAAAGCGGCGCAGAGATACCAAGGTTGCTAGAACTCACCAGAGAGCAACTAAGACTCAAGATACAGATAAGCCAATGGCAGGCACTTTCGGCCACCACTTTAGCGACAAATAATCAGAAGAAATGA
- the hemA gene encoding glutamyl-tRNA reductase, which translates to MSLVAIGINHKTATVDLREKVAFSPDKIHDAMKSLAKCTKTGEAVIISTCNRTELYTNTGDEAEVIRWFEEYHQLSHEEVEPCLYKFEGQGVVKHLMRVSSGLDSLILGEPQILGQVKQSFAKAREAGSVAITMDRLFQNTFSVAKKVRTETEIGAAAVSVAFAAVSMAKHIFSSISSTKVLLIGAGETIELVARHLKDNGVDSMVVANRTLSRAEGMCDEFGATAITLEQIPDFLPKADIVISSTASPLPILGKGMVEKALKQRRHQPMLLVDIAVPRDIEAEVADLDDAFLYTVDDLQSIIEQNMASRREAAEQAEVIAENESHLFMEWVRSLESVDSIREYRTQSMAIKDELVERAINKLAQGGDSEQLLLELANKLTNKLIHAPTQALTAASRQGDLNSIGQLRSALGLDKN; encoded by the coding sequence ATGAGCCTTGTAGCAATCGGTATTAATCATAAAACAGCCACGGTCGACCTACGCGAGAAGGTAGCCTTTTCTCCAGACAAAATTCATGATGCCATGAAGAGTTTGGCGAAATGTACCAAGACCGGCGAAGCTGTGATCATATCAACCTGTAACCGCACAGAGCTGTACACCAATACTGGTGATGAGGCCGAGGTTATTCGTTGGTTCGAAGAGTATCACCAACTCAGTCACGAAGAGGTGGAGCCCTGCTTGTATAAGTTTGAGGGCCAAGGGGTGGTGAAGCACCTAATGCGAGTTTCTTCGGGTTTGGATTCCTTGATTTTAGGTGAGCCTCAGATCTTAGGGCAAGTGAAGCAGTCTTTTGCTAAAGCGAGAGAGGCGGGTTCAGTTGCTATCACTATGGATCGCCTGTTTCAAAATACATTTTCAGTAGCAAAGAAAGTACGGACAGAAACCGAGATTGGTGCTGCGGCCGTATCTGTTGCCTTTGCTGCCGTGAGTATGGCAAAGCATATCTTCTCCTCAATCAGTTCAACTAAGGTGTTGCTGATAGGTGCTGGTGAGACGATAGAGCTGGTTGCCAGACACCTAAAAGATAACGGTGTGGACTCTATGGTTGTTGCCAACCGAACACTTTCACGTGCTGAAGGCATGTGTGATGAGTTCGGGGCCACTGCAATTACACTCGAACAGATACCAGATTTTCTCCCAAAGGCTGATATCGTGATATCATCCACCGCCAGCCCATTACCTATACTCGGTAAAGGCATGGTAGAAAAAGCGCTTAAGCAGCGTCGTCATCAACCTATGTTGTTGGTAGATATAGCAGTTCCTCGCGATATTGAAGCCGAGGTTGCCGACCTTGACGATGCCTTCCTCTATACAGTGGATGACCTGCAGAGCATCATTGAACAGAATATGGCCTCACGTAGAGAGGCTGCCGAGCAAGCTGAAGTAATTGCTGAAAATGAGTCACATCTTTTCATGGAGTGGGTCAGATCGTTAGAGTCGGTCGACAGTATCCGTGAGTACCGTACCCAAAGTATGGCGATTAAAGATGAGCTAGTTGAGCGTGCGATCAATAAGTTAGCCCAGGGTGGGGATAGTGAACAACTATTACTTGAACTGGCAAATAAGCTAACCAATAAACTGATCCACGCGCCAACACAAGCCTTAACAGCAGCGAGCCGCCAAGGCGATTTGAATAGCATTGGCCAGCTTAGAAGTGCGCTCGGATTAGATAAAAACTAA
- a CDS encoding GNAT family N-acetyltransferase: MSQTATRKFTLDESKEFANAVEQKIAEFNWQQWEVSERLPLGLKLESETGELLAGFSARTFGNWLQIDNLWVSESLRGQSIGAQLLTEAESIAIERGCIYAILDTLNFQARPFYEARGYTLQWTQEAYPKTGCKYFMVKHLTE; the protein is encoded by the coding sequence ATGTCCCAAACTGCTACACGTAAGTTCACACTCGATGAAAGCAAGGAGTTTGCCAATGCAGTTGAACAAAAAATTGCTGAATTTAATTGGCAACAATGGGAGGTTTCAGAGCGCTTACCTTTAGGCTTGAAGCTCGAAAGTGAAACAGGGGAACTATTAGCGGGTTTCTCGGCTCGAACTTTCGGTAACTGGTTGCAGATAGACAACCTCTGGGTATCTGAGTCACTCAGGGGACAAAGCATAGGTGCACAACTGCTTACAGAAGCTGAGTCTATCGCCATAGAGCGTGGCTGCATCTACGCAATCTTAGACACCCTAAACTTTCAAGCCCGCCCCTTCTACGAAGCCAGAGGGTATACCCTCCAATGGACTCAAGAAGCCTACCCCAAAACAGGCTGTAAGTACTTTATGGTAAAACACCTTACAGAATAA
- the ispE gene encoding 4-(cytidine 5'-diphospho)-2-C-methyl-D-erythritol kinase, producing the protein MSNQLSLGWPAPAKLNLFLHVNHRREDGYHELQTLFQFISHGDLLDFKVTDDGSLKLHSNIGNVVADSDNLILRAAKLLQERTATEKGAEIWLDKRLPMGGGIGGGSSDAATCLIALNALWQTHLSRDELAELGLALGADVPVFINGLSAFAEGVGEKLIQVSPKEYWYLVLVPDVHVSTAEIFQDPDLPRNTPKLDLDSLMSSPWRNDCQELVVKRYPQVAKTLDWLIEYAPSRMTGTGACVFGEFEQQQQAQDALAQLPSNMTGFVAKGTNISPLELRLAQL; encoded by the coding sequence ATGAGCAACCAACTATCTTTAGGCTGGCCCGCACCTGCAAAGTTAAACCTTTTCCTGCACGTTAACCATAGACGTGAGGATGGTTATCATGAACTTCAGACACTTTTTCAATTTATCAGTCATGGTGATCTATTAGATTTTAAGGTCACCGATGACGGCTCACTGAAATTACACTCAAATATCGGTAACGTTGTCGCAGATAGCGATAACTTAATTCTGCGTGCCGCAAAATTACTTCAAGAGAGAACCGCAACAGAAAAAGGCGCTGAAATTTGGCTCGATAAACGCTTACCTATGGGCGGAGGAATAGGGGGAGGTTCATCGGATGCAGCCACCTGTTTAATCGCACTAAATGCGCTATGGCAGACCCATTTAAGTCGAGATGAATTGGCAGAATTAGGACTAGCTCTTGGTGCTGATGTTCCTGTTTTTATTAATGGTTTGTCTGCTTTTGCTGAAGGTGTGGGGGAAAAATTAATTCAAGTTTCTCCCAAGGAGTATTGGTACCTTGTTTTGGTTCCAGATGTGCATGTTTCCACAGCTGAAATATTCCAAGATCCAGATCTACCACGAAATACCCCCAAGTTAGATCTAGACTCATTAATGAGCAGCCCATGGAGAAATGACTGCCAAGAACTTGTCGTAAAAAGATACCCTCAAGTTGCCAAAACCTTAGACTGGCTGATAGAATATGCGCCGTCCAGAATGACGGGAACCGGGGCTTGTGTTTTCGGAGAATTCGAACAGCAGCAGCAAGCACAGGATGCCTTGGCTCAGTTGCCAAGTAACATGACAGGTTTTGTTGCTAAAGGGACAAACATATCGCCTTTAGAGTTACGTTTAGCGCAACTTTAA
- a CDS encoding ribose-phosphate pyrophosphokinase, translating to MPDIKLFAGNATPSLAKKIADRLFCKLGDADVGVFSDGEISVQINENVRGADVFIIQSTCAPTNDNLMELIVMVDALRRASAGRITAVIPYFGYARQDRRVRSARVPITAKVVADFLSSVGVDRVLTCDLHAEQIQGFFDVPVDNVFGSPVLLEDMLDKKLENPVVVSPDIGGVVRARAVAKLLDDSDLAIIDKRRPQANVAQVMHIIGDVQGRDCIIVDDMIDTGGTLCKAAEALKEHGANRVFAYATHPVFSGNAAKNIAESVIDEVIVTDTIPLSKEIQALDKVTQLTMSTLMAEAIRRVSNEESISAMFKH from the coding sequence GTGCCTGACATTAAACTTTTTGCTGGTAACGCAACACCTAGTCTCGCTAAGAAGATAGCCGACCGTCTATTTTGTAAACTTGGAGACGCGGATGTTGGCGTTTTCAGTGATGGCGAAATCAGTGTCCAGATAAACGAAAATGTACGTGGTGCGGATGTCTTCATCATTCAATCTACTTGTGCACCGACTAACGATAACCTAATGGAGCTTATCGTTATGGTTGACGCACTTCGTCGTGCTTCAGCTGGTCGTATTACCGCTGTGATCCCTTACTTCGGTTACGCTCGTCAAGACAGACGCGTACGTAGTGCTCGTGTACCTATTACCGCTAAGGTTGTTGCTGACTTCCTATCTAGTGTAGGTGTTGACCGAGTATTGACCTGTGATCTTCACGCCGAGCAGATCCAAGGGTTCTTCGATGTTCCTGTTGATAACGTATTCGGTAGCCCTGTGCTGCTTGAAGATATGTTAGATAAGAAACTTGAAAACCCTGTCGTTGTGTCTCCAGATATTGGCGGTGTTGTACGTGCTCGTGCAGTCGCTAAGCTACTTGATGATTCAGACTTAGCGATTATCGATAAGCGTCGTCCTCAAGCAAACGTTGCTCAGGTTATGCATATCATAGGTGATGTTCAAGGTCGTGATTGTATTATCGTTGATGACATGATCGATACTGGCGGAACCCTATGTAAAGCGGCAGAAGCATTGAAAGAGCATGGTGCTAACCGTGTATTCGCTTACGCAACTCACCCAGTATTCTCTGGCAATGCAGCGAAGAACATCGCTGAATCTGTTATTGATGAAGTGATTGTGACCGATACTATTCCATTGAGCAAAGAGATCCAGGCACTGGATAAGGTTACTCAGTTGACCATGTCAACGCTGATGGCTGAAGCTATCCGCCGAGTAAGCAACGAAGAGTCTATCTCTGCGATGTTTAAGCACTAA
- the prmC gene encoding peptide chain release factor N(5)-glutamine methyltransferase, whose translation MYQTLSEALAWASPQLLDVSDTPKLDAEVMLLHIIHKQRGYLYTWPDERLTSEQIDDYTKMVGRRVIGTPIAHIVGEREFWSLPFMVNPTTLIPRPDTEILVETALNLPLAEAAKVLDLGTGTGAIALSLAYEKPSWQITAVDKIIEAVALAKANRSHLKLPQVDIIQSDWFDSVNCYDFNLIVSNPPYIDEEDSHLEEGDVRFEPHSALTAPEHGFADLYHIADCARDYLAPGGYLLLEHGFGQALQLRDKMIELGYENVATVRDFGSNDRCTLGRWPR comes from the coding sequence TTGTACCAAACACTTTCTGAGGCCCTAGCCTGGGCCTCACCTCAGTTGCTTGATGTTTCCGATACACCTAAGCTAGATGCTGAAGTGATGTTGCTGCATATCATACATAAACAGCGAGGTTACCTTTATACTTGGCCTGATGAGCGCTTAACATCAGAGCAGATAGATGACTATACCAAGATGGTTGGTAGACGTGTTATCGGCACTCCAATAGCCCATATTGTTGGCGAACGTGAGTTCTGGTCACTGCCATTTATGGTTAATCCAACCACCTTGATCCCAAGACCTGACACCGAAATCTTAGTGGAAACGGCCCTGAACCTGCCATTAGCCGAAGCAGCGAAAGTGCTTGATTTAGGCACAGGAACCGGCGCAATAGCCCTGTCTCTGGCTTATGAGAAACCAAGCTGGCAGATCACCGCAGTCGACAAGATAATCGAAGCTGTGGCTTTAGCCAAAGCTAACCGCTCTCATCTAAAGTTGCCTCAGGTTGATATAATTCAAAGTGATTGGTTTGATTCGGTTAACTGTTACGATTTCAATCTGATTGTCTCTAATCCTCCCTACATAGATGAAGAGGACTCTCATCTTGAAGAGGGGGATGTTAGGTTTGAACCTCACAGTGCCTTAACTGCGCCTGAACATGGTTTTGCCGATCTCTACCATATCGCCGATTGTGCTCGAGATTATCTTGCACCAGGTGGTTACTTGTTGCTTGAGCATGGCTTTGGTCAGGCACTGCAGCTTAGGGATAAGATGATCGAGCTTGGCTATGAGAATGTCGCCACAGTGCGAGATTTTGGTAGTAATGATCGCTGCACTTTGGGGCGTTGGCCAAGATAG
- the prfA gene encoding peptide chain release factor 1 codes for MKDSVIRKLEGLLERNEEVLALLSDPSVIADQERFRALSKEYSQLEDVVKSFTAFQQATEDLEAAKEMLNEDDPELKEMAQEEMKEAKSVLETLEDELQILLLPKDPNDDNNAFIEIRAGAGGDEAAIFAGDLFRMYSKYSESNRWQIEVMNTNEGEHGGFKEVIAKISGEGVYGKLKFESGGHRVQRVPETESQGRVHTSACTVIVLPEIPEAEAIEINKADLKVDTFRASGAGGQHVNKTDSAIRITHIPTGIVVECQDQRSQHKNRAQAMSVLSARIQAVEDEKRRSEEESTRRNLVSSGDRSERIRTYNFPQGRMSDHRINLTLYRLNEVMEGVLDVIIEPLILENQADLLAALAED; via the coding sequence ATGAAGGACAGTGTGATTCGCAAGCTTGAAGGCTTGCTTGAGCGTAACGAAGAGGTTTTGGCTCTACTTAGCGATCCGAGTGTTATCGCTGATCAGGAGCGTTTTCGTGCGCTTTCTAAAGAGTATTCTCAGCTTGAAGATGTCGTTAAGAGCTTCACCGCTTTTCAACAAGCGACAGAAGATCTTGAAGCTGCAAAAGAGATGCTTAATGAGGACGACCCTGAGCTAAAAGAGATGGCTCAAGAGGAGATGAAGGAAGCTAAATCTGTACTAGAAACGCTAGAAGATGAGCTCCAGATCCTGCTGCTTCCTAAAGACCCTAACGATGATAATAATGCCTTTATCGAGATCCGTGCTGGTGCGGGTGGCGATGAAGCGGCTATCTTTGCTGGCGATCTGTTCCGTATGTACAGCAAGTACTCAGAGAGCAACCGTTGGCAGATAGAGGTCATGAACACCAATGAAGGTGAACATGGCGGATTTAAAGAGGTCATCGCAAAAATTAGCGGTGAAGGTGTTTACGGTAAACTTAAGTTTGAGTCCGGTGGACACCGAGTTCAACGTGTGCCAGAAACAGAATCTCAAGGTCGCGTTCATACTTCTGCCTGTACTGTGATTGTTCTGCCTGAAATTCCAGAAGCAGAAGCGATTGAAATCAATAAGGCCGACTTAAAAGTTGATACCTTCCGTGCATCGGGTGCCGGTGGTCAGCACGTCAACAAAACCGACTCTGCTATTCGTATCACACATATCCCGACGGGAATTGTTGTTGAATGTCAGGATCAACGCTCTCAGCACAAAAACCGTGCTCAAGCCATGAGCGTGCTTTCTGCTCGAATTCAAGCGGTAGAAGATGAAAAGCGTCGTAGCGAAGAGGAGAGCACTCGCCGTAACTTAGTCAGTAGTGGCGATCGTTCTGAACGTATACGTACCTACAACTTCCCTCAAGGGCGTATGAGCGATCACAGAATCAACCTGACTCTATATCGCTTAAACGAAGTGATGGAAGGCGTGCTAGATGTGATTATCGAGCCATTAATATTAGAAAACCAAGCTGATCTGTTAGCGGCGTTAGCTGAAGACTAA
- a CDS encoding DUF6482 family protein has protein sequence MDIHFQESSQVQETSKIQQFSPKIIGVADSTQYLVGAIDCKNNFVELNEEKRIRCFNSLAQAKDLLRSHQYKTVELEYQSAYDEMCGLPSCDNYKELIQL, from the coding sequence ATGGATATTCATTTTCAAGAAAGCAGTCAGGTTCAAGAAACATCTAAAATCCAACAGTTTTCACCAAAGATTATTGGTGTTGCTGACTCAACTCAGTATCTAGTAGGTGCAATTGACTGTAAAAATAACTTCGTTGAGTTAAACGAGGAGAAACGCATTAGATGCTTTAACTCACTCGCTCAAGCAAAAGATCTCCTTCGTAGCCATCAATACAAAACCGTCGAACTTGAATATCAAAGTGCCTACGATGAGATGTGCGGACTACCAAGCTGTGACAATTACAAAGAGCTGATACAGCTCTAA
- a CDS encoding ISL3-like element ISShwo4 family transposase — protein MSDTLLYQKVLGLEVPWLVSNVQLDEELQRITVVVDYVHNGDLVCPVCQQAGRHYDSRPRTWRHLDTCQFETLIHSKVPRVHCPEHGYQTLQVPWAHESSRYTELLEMRVLKMLAMSTLNAVSKFFKLSWGAIDRIMERAVARGLAHRTTYSTEALLIDETAIKKGRDYVTVLSNSQGQVLAVADGRSKASFNACFEQLPSYTTSLTKTICMDMSPAYISAAKAAFPDAEKRIAFDHFHIAKLLTEAVNAIRRDEIYRLSPSMRQEAHRTRFFWLKRRHNLPAHSQERLNKLVPSLMDTALAWYFKEQARDIWYSNSVRGTKQRWLEWIALIKATNIKPLMSVAETVESKLWGILNAMRFGVSNGLAEAINSQIRLLRVKAMGYRNTERFKRAILFHFGKLDMEFHH, from the coding sequence ATGAGCGATACGCTTTTATACCAAAAGGTATTAGGTTTAGAAGTCCCTTGGTTAGTCTCTAATGTTCAACTTGATGAAGAACTTCAACGTATTACCGTTGTTGTGGACTATGTTCATAACGGTGATCTCGTTTGTCCTGTCTGCCAGCAAGCTGGCCGACATTATGATTCTCGTCCTCGAACTTGGCGTCATTTAGATACTTGTCAATTTGAAACCCTAATCCACTCAAAAGTGCCTCGAGTTCACTGCCCTGAACATGGCTATCAGACACTACAAGTCCCTTGGGCACATGAAAGTAGTCGGTACACTGAATTGCTAGAAATGAGGGTACTGAAGATGCTAGCAATGAGTACGTTAAATGCTGTGAGTAAATTCTTTAAACTCAGTTGGGGAGCCATTGACCGAATAATGGAACGAGCGGTCGCGAGAGGGCTCGCACATCGTACAACTTACTCAACTGAAGCATTGTTAATTGATGAAACAGCGATTAAAAAAGGGCGTGACTATGTCACTGTTCTATCCAACTCTCAAGGCCAAGTATTAGCCGTTGCAGATGGTCGTTCTAAGGCCAGTTTTAACGCTTGCTTTGAGCAATTACCTTCATACACGACTTCGCTAACCAAGACCATCTGTATGGACATGAGCCCTGCTTATATTTCAGCAGCAAAAGCAGCATTTCCTGACGCTGAAAAGCGGATTGCATTTGACCATTTCCATATTGCTAAATTACTGACTGAAGCTGTCAATGCCATACGAAGAGATGAAATATACAGGCTGTCTCCCTCAATGAGACAAGAGGCTCATCGCACACGTTTCTTTTGGCTTAAACGAAGGCACAACTTACCTGCCCATAGCCAAGAGAGACTTAATAAATTAGTGCCTTCATTAATGGATACAGCCCTTGCTTGGTACTTTAAAGAGCAAGCTCGTGACATTTGGTATAGCAACAGCGTTCGGGGCACTAAACAGAGATGGCTAGAATGGATAGCTTTAATTAAGGCAACTAATATCAAGCCTTTAATGTCCGTAGCTGAAACAGTTGAGTCTAAATTATGGGGCATACTTAATGCGATGCGTTTTGGTGTTTCAAATGGTCTAGCAGAAGCTATCAATAGTCAAATAAGGCTGCTGAGAGTAAAAGCCATGGGGTATAGAAATACAGAGCGATTTAAGCGAGCAATACTGTTCCACTTTGGGAAGTTGGATATGGAGTTCCACCATTAA